The following are encoded together in the Babylonia areolata isolate BAREFJ2019XMU chromosome 30, ASM4173473v1, whole genome shotgun sequence genome:
- the LOC143275676 gene encoding uncharacterized protein LOC143275676, translating to MSATNACLVLLVCLAGAAHGFRLRMLNSPPCPADADVKLDTCMTTLQRITTLNLLPENCDEAMEALRCSTMLTRACMDSTEVLNVLSKHDLSALFRVKPICMGQ from the exons ATGTCCGCCACAAACGCCTGCCTCGTTCTCCTGGTCTGCCTTGCCG GGGCTGCCCATGGCTTCCGTCTCCGCATGCTGAATTCTCCCCCTTGCCCTGCGGACGCCGACGTCAAACTGGACACCTGCATGACAACTCTTCAGCGAATCACCACCCTCAACCTTCTGCCTGAAAACTGCGA CGAGGCGATGGAGGCCTTGAGATGCTCTACCATGCTCACGAGGGCCTGTATGGACTCCACTGAGGTTCTCAACGTCCTCAGCAAGCACGACCTCTCGGCTCTCTTCCGTGTCAAGCCTATCT gCATGGGACAGTGA